In a genomic window of Flavobacterium lipolyticum:
- a CDS encoding DUF2306 domain-containing protein — protein MEKEQLIQILIYFHALLGAIALVSGFISLVSQKGKNTHKKLGKLFYYTMLLSAISAMIISVLPQHQSPFLFSIGIFSSYFVLTGYRALRFKKSDVNLKNDKIISGIMLVTGLVMILYNPLVNQSINIVLTAFGLVGLVFSSRDLMLFKNKTRLKSVWLKLHLGKMLGGYISATTAFVVVNEFFPGFYGWFIPGTIGAFYIVYWMRNVDKKQTAIRIE, from the coding sequence ATGGAGAAAGAACAACTAATACAGATACTAATCTATTTCCACGCCCTGCTTGGCGCTATTGCACTTGTTTCGGGATTCATCTCGTTAGTCTCTCAAAAAGGGAAAAACACGCATAAAAAACTGGGAAAGCTCTTTTATTACACCATGCTTCTGTCGGCCATAAGCGCCATGATTATTTCGGTACTGCCCCAACATCAAAGTCCGTTTTTATTTTCAATCGGAATTTTTAGTTCCTATTTTGTACTAACCGGCTACAGGGCTTTGCGATTTAAAAAAAGTGATGTAAACCTTAAAAACGATAAAATCATTTCGGGAATTATGCTCGTTACGGGGCTTGTAATGATTCTGTACAATCCGTTAGTAAATCAATCTATCAATATTGTTTTAACCGCTTTTGGCCTCGTTGGACTGGTTTTTTCAAGCAGGGATTTAATGCTTTTTAAAAATAAAACCAGACTAAAAAGTGTGTGGCTAAAATTGCATTTAGGAAAAATGCTTGGCGGTTATATCTCCGCCACCACCGCTTTTGTGGTTGTAAATGAATTTTTTCCTGGTTTTTACGGTTGGTTTATCCCCGGAACAATAGGAGCATTTTATATTGTGTACTGGATGAGAAATGTCGATAAAAAACAAACCGCAATAAGAATAGAATAG
- a CDS encoding PhzF family isomerase → MKKRITYQIDSFTKEKFKGNPAGVVVNADGMSDYEMQQIARELNNSETAFLFAPDGPDCDGIIRYFTPNTEVPICGHATIAAMYAKAIEEKLDSCILRYKTKIGILPFEIIRKNDDYQVVMTQGSFELSAPFNETIAQKMITALGLEKWEIDEKCPIQIASTGHSKVMIGIKSRATLNALTPNYTALASLSKEINCNGYFVFTFDSDDTTILTYGRMFAPGIGINEDPVTGNANGPLGGYLIQNKIVPFTGTEFQFNGRQGEKIDRLGVLQVKVTIADNTPQLIQIKGDAVAAFRTEIEI, encoded by the coding sequence ATGAAAAAACGCATAACATATCAAATTGATTCTTTTACAAAAGAAAAATTCAAAGGAAACCCGGCAGGAGTTGTCGTAAATGCAGACGGAATGAGTGACTACGAGATGCAACAAATTGCCAGGGAATTAAACAACTCCGAAACAGCATTTCTTTTCGCTCCTGATGGTCCTGACTGTGATGGCATTATACGCTACTTTACCCCAAATACAGAAGTTCCTATTTGCGGACACGCTACAATTGCAGCAATGTATGCAAAAGCCATCGAAGAAAAGTTAGACTCCTGTATTTTAAGATACAAAACCAAAATTGGCATTCTCCCATTTGAAATCATTCGGAAAAATGATGATTATCAAGTTGTGATGACGCAGGGAAGTTTTGAACTTAGCGCCCCTTTTAATGAAACGATCGCGCAAAAAATGATAACTGCTTTAGGTCTTGAAAAATGGGAAATCGATGAAAAATGCCCCATTCAAATTGCTTCTACAGGCCATTCTAAAGTAATGATCGGCATCAAAAGCAGAGCAACACTAAACGCTTTAACGCCTAACTATACTGCTCTGGCCAGCTTAAGTAAAGAGATCAACTGCAATGGTTATTTTGTTTTTACCTTTGATTCGGATGATACAACTATTTTGACCTATGGTCGTATGTTTGCCCCCGGAATTGGCATAAACGAAGATCCTGTTACCGGAAACGCAAACGGACCTTTGGGCGGCTATTTGATTCAAAACAAAATTGTTCCTTTTACTGGTACTGAATTTCAATTTAACGGAAGACAAGGTGAAAAAATAGATCGATTGGGAGTCCTACAGGTTAAAGTTACAATTGCCGATAATACCCCACAATTGATTCAGATAAAAGGTGATGCCGTTGCCGCTTTCAGGACTGAAATAGAAATTTAA
- a CDS encoding DUF1801 domain-containing protein, with translation MNTAVQDYNNAQNSSDQEICHQLAVLIDENLPEAENKIWHAHPVWFLEGNPIVGYSKLKNDVRLLFWSGQSFDEEQLANEGSFKAAEFRYTSVDQINPSDLKRWLAKARKIQWDYKNIVKRKGVLIRLK, from the coding sequence ATGAATACAGCCGTACAAGATTATAACAATGCACAAAACAGCTCTGATCAGGAAATCTGCCACCAACTGGCGGTACTAATCGACGAAAATCTGCCGGAGGCCGAGAATAAAATCTGGCACGCACATCCGGTTTGGTTTTTAGAGGGTAATCCTATTGTAGGCTACAGCAAACTAAAAAATGATGTTCGGTTATTGTTTTGGAGCGGTCAGTCTTTTGATGAAGAACAACTTGCCAATGAAGGCTCTTTCAAAGCGGCAGAATTTCGCTATACCTCAGTCGACCAAATTAACCCATCCGACTTAAAACGCTGGCTTGCAAAAGCAAGAAAAATTCAGTGGGACTATAAAAACATTGTCAAGCGTAAGGGAGTTTTAATACGTCTGAAATAA